Genomic segment of Bos indicus x Bos taurus breed Angus x Brahman F1 hybrid chromosome 27, Bos_hybrid_MaternalHap_v2.0, whole genome shotgun sequence:
ATGGCGAACTGAAAAGCTAATTTAAAGCTCTGAGCACGTGGGTAGGATTCGTGACTTTGCTTCATTATAAGGTGACCTGGGTGGGGCATTTGTTATTAATAGTTAACCCTAGAGGTTAGCATAGTTAGGGTTTTTAACTTTTTCGGTGGTCAGATTCCCCAGATCCCTCTGCCTAGAGGGTGCAGAGCTGGCCCCACAGTGTGGGAGCAGGCCACGGACTTGCCTGTTTTCACTCTGCCCTGTTTCCATCCCAGCAGCCTCTGTTTTGTGCTTTCCAGGAGGGCAGCTTAGTCTCCCGCTGGGATGGGGCAGCATGGAGGGGGAGAGGTGATCGGAGAGCTGGTGAGGAGTCTGACTTCACACGCTTTATAGGGTGACAAAATCTCAGAAAGTCTAAGCCTAATGGGAGGAAGGGAACCAGACTGGCTTTTGGTGGATAAAACATCCAACATGACCAAAGTCTtggtagtttttgttttaaaatttttttgtaatcGAAGCCCTGCCACGTTTGTGTCTTCATGGACTTCCTATCACACTAGTCATTGAAATTCAGAGTGTTCATCTTCTCATCTTAACCTCCTTGTCAGCAAACTGTTGTTGAATACTTGCCGTGTACACCAAATGGGTGTTTCTCTCAAGGAAGTTACGGACGAGTTGCAGAGACAGAACGCACCCAGATGGAGCAGAGTAAGATGCCCGTTTCAAGGCTCATCATTCCCAGGAGCAGGGGGTTGAAATCGGGGCACAGGCGTgagctcactcactcattcattccactCGATGATCTCTGAGGACTTTGTACATCCGTAAGTCAGTTTGTTGGTCCTCAGAACTAGAGAGAGATTAACCACAGTCCTGGCTCTCGAGGAGTTTACCCTCCAGTTTCAGAGGGGACAGATATGAAAAGATGGACGGGTGAAATGGTCTTACATGTGCAAGACACAGGAAGCACAGGATGGAGAATAGAGGATAATCCAAAGAAAACCTACAGAGCTGACATTTCAGCAGAGTCTGGAGAGGATGAGGGGTTGACCAGGTGTTTCTTGAGCTGTTGGCAGTGGTTCAGGAGAAGGGCGCAAGCCAGGGGAGTGGGAGCAGGCGGTGGATTGAGCAGAGCTCGTAGCAGCTGAGGGGCTGATTTGGGACCGTATTCACCCATACGTCCATCCAtgttcaccaggcttccctggtggctcagtcggtagagtctgcctgcaatgtgggtgacctgggtttgatccctgggttgggaagatccactggagaaggaaatggcaacccactccagtattcttgcctggaggatcccatggacagaggagcctggtgggctacagttcatggggtcacagagagtcggacacgactgagcgactaactttcaCCCATACTTGCTTCATTCAGagagaacactcaggactgagcAGATGGATGGCGATCACGGGACAAAGCGGGGAGGAGCGACAGGTGTGGGCGGGAGGGTAACAAGTCTTGTCGGTGCGAAGGACATGCAAGACGTCACACAAAAGTGCACAGTAGGTACCTGGGAATTAAGGCCTGGTGCTTAGACCCAGACTGGACATGTGCATTTTTGAGTCCTTTAAACAGACCCTGGAAATGGTGGACATTGtacagagaaaaatcaagattACCCAAGTCCTGTCCTTGACTATGATGAAGAAGAAAACAGGGCCACTTAGTTGTtgaaactactttaaaaatcagACTTTAATTACCATTTTAGACATTAAGTTCTCTGACTCTtgtaagttactttttaaaaataatagtaaatctCATTGCCCAATTTTTATCTGTTATTCCTATATggagatatatattttatagatatatatatctttttatcttttattcttaaatattcctATATGGAAGAAAGAATCTTAACTACTTTTCAATTTAAATAAGTTAGTAAGTGGAAATAGGATTCTTGGGTATAGTAAATAAGGAACCTAGAAAGCCAACTTGTACACGATGACAAAATACTCAAAAATTGGTGGAGTTGTCCAAAAACGAATAGCTTTTTCAAAAAATGGAGATAAAGCTGACATAACATTATTCATTTCAGATGAATGACGTAATGCCTTGATACTGGTATATACAAAAGTAGTTTCTGGGGacttgctggtggtccagtggttgcgGCTCCGCCTTCTGGTGCAGGGGctgcgagttcagtccctggccggGGAGCTGAGATCTTGCACGCCAGGCAGCCAAACAGCAGAGGCAGCGTGGTAACAGGTGCAGTAAAGGCTTAAAAGAGAATGACTGGCCTCTCGCCCAGGACTGGGGGACTGCGAGACGCTGGAGGACGTGTACATGGCGTCAGTGGAGACGGACCGAGGCGTCAAGGAGCAGCTGCACCTCTACGACACCCGAGGCCTGCAGGAAGGCGTGGAGCTGCCCAAGCACTACTTCTCATTTGCCGATGGCTTTGTTCTTGTGTACAGCGTGAACAACCTGGAATCCTTTCAAAGAGTGGAGCttctgaagaaagaaattgaTAAGTTCAAAGATAAAAAAGAGGTAAGtgggttgttaaaaaaaaaaaagccaactctGAATTCTGTTTAAATTGTAGCATGGACTTCCGggcaattaaaatgttttaaaagcattCAGTTGTATTCATAATATCTGTAGTcgtcatgacttttttttcctagCCCAGGAAATACAGGACTGACTGGGTTCAACCAGGACCAGAGCTTGACTCTCTGCCTTTGCTTGTTTACATGTAAAGTTGAACTTTAATGACTCCATATCTCACATACATAGTTCATTTCATATCATTTGGGACCACTGTTTCCtaggactttttatttttttattgtcttcTTGGATACATAGGATTGtcttcagccttaaaaagaaaaaaaaaaaggaaagaaatggaaaaaaatgaataattactgGGTTCTATTGATGTACCCCTTGAAAATAAGATTCTTACTACAGACTGTGAAGCCCTTGATGATCTGGCCCGTGTCTGTTCCTCTGTCCTGGTACCCCAGGGCCGCTCCAGGGGTCTGCTTTCTGCACACTTTGTCAGCAGGATGGTTCTGTTCCCTTGGCAGTCCTCCTCAGCCACTGGCTCCCCGCCTGGAGCTCTCTTgttgcaggcttttctccaggtCAAGACCACCTTCTCAGTGCCTCGGGAACCGTGTCATGAACCTGTTAACATCACCGGATGGTCTTAACCTAATTCtcatatattttttcatgtcaaacttttaattttgagatgattgtagattcacatgcaatTTTAAGAAACAGCAGAGATCCCTCACCAGCTTCCCCCAATGCTGGTAACACCCTCCAAAACTATTGTAGTCCCTGCTGGCTcggtggtcaagaatctgcctgaaatggcaggagacacgggtttgatccccgagtcgggaagatcccctgaagaaggaaatggtaacccactccagtattctcatctggataattccatggacatcctggtgggctgcaaataacggggtcacagggagtcagatacgacttagggactaaacgaCAGCAGCAGCATCGTAGATAACACAGCTGAGACACTGATGCTGATACAGCTGGGGGGCTTCCCAGCACTGCAGGGGGTCcctcaggagaaggaaacagcagcccactccagtgttcttgcctagagaatcccagggacagaggagcctggtgggctgccatctgtggggtcacacagagttggacacgactgacgcaacttaccatgcatgcatgcattggagaagggatggcaccccactccagtacccttgcctggagagtcccatggtcagaggagccaggtgggctgcagtccacggggtcgctgagggttggacacgactgagcgacttcacttccacttttcactttcgtgcattggagaagcaaatggcaacccactccagtgttcttgcctggagaatcccagggatgggggagcctggtgggctgccatctatggggtcgcacagtcggagaTGGCGGAAGTgacctaacagcagcagcagctggacctCTTATGTCCACAGGCATTCCCCACCCAGCCCTCCCTCCTTAGTCACTGACTCACCTGTGCTCCATTTCAGTAACCTTGTCATTTCAAGAGCGCTGACGTAGGTGGAGCTGTGGTTGGTAACAAACTGCTGTGCGGCAGGACCTTATTTCTCCGATCTGTGCATGAAGGCTGACCCCTTCTATCTGCtgaccccgccccccaccccgctcctTCCCCAGTCGTCTCCCCTCGACAGCCGCAGGTCTGTTCGAGAGTCTGCTTCTGTGTCAGGtcatgtgtcatattttagatttcacatgtaaatgaTTTCCTGTGGTATTTGTCTTCTTCAGACTTCAGttatgacaatctctagggctatccatgttgctgcagacgGCATTATTTTGccctttttattcattcattcctgccCGTGCTGGGTCTTGCTACCGCAGGGGCTTGCTGTAGTTGCAGCGAGCCGGGCCGTTCTGTAGTTGCGGCGCGCGGCCCTCTCCCTGCGCTTCTCCTCCTGCGGAGCCGGCTCTGGGGCGCGCGGGCATAGCTGCTCTGTGGCGGGTGGAACGCGTGTCTCCCGCGCTGGCAGGCGGACTGTACCGCCGAGCCGCCAGGGAAACCCATCTACAGACTTTCAGTGACAGCCCTTCTGCTCTGGCCGAGGTGGTAGCTCCGTGTAGGCGAGTTTGGACCGCAGACGTTTCCCGGGCTGTGGGCCGGCACTGTTCTGGTGAGGGGCCGGGGACACGGGAGACATGAAACAGTCTGCTCCCACAGAGCTGCTGGCGGGAGGCGGGAGGCCACGCGGGAAGGCCTCCCTCCTGCGGAGACTGCTCGCCGAGACCCGGGACGTGAGGGGCGCCTGGCCGGCCTCCGGAGGGGCTGCTTCGTGGGGCGGGGATTGGGGGGGTGCCGGCTGAGGCCCCCCCGGGGGGGGGGTGCCTGTCACGCtgggggcgggcgggcgggagggGAGGGTGGCGGCAAAGAGAGGGCAGGGTGTAGCCTGGGTTAGATgacttattttcatgtttttaagaaaatgaatgtttgCACATGGTTCATAAATAAAAAGGACTCCAGTGAACTCTGGTTCCCACCCATCCTCAGCCATCCATTTCTGGTACCCAAGTgtgtttttttcaatattttcccaCCTTCCTCGTCGAGGGGCACCCTTGCAGGGTTTCCTCATATAAATACAAGCAAATAGAAaggtacatatttttttcttattcttctgttATACCTGAGGTGGCTTATCGTTCTACACCTTGTATTTTTCACGTAATACATCTTGGAGTCCTTTCCCTAGGAGTACtcaggattccttttttttttttttaagtttgcctCGTATTCATTGTATGACTATAGATGTATCATATGTAATTAGCCTCCGGTTGATGGGACACGGGTCATGTGGTATTATGAACCATGCTACAGTGAATAATCTTAGACTTTTATTGTTTTGTACATACATTTTAGCCGATAGTTGAAGATCCACCAGCACAAGTTAGGATCTCGAGTCGAGGGTAAAGACGGTGCGGAGCTGCCCTCTGTAGGAATACAGTGAGAGCGCCTGTTCTGCAGCCTTGACAACCCTGGGCTTAAATGTCTGGATTTCGTGACTCTTCTAGGTGAAGGGTGTTTTTGTAGCTTCATTTTTGCTTCATGTGAAGGAAGCTGAACCTCCTTTTGACTTAGTTTTAAACTGATTGCTCTATGCTGACTCTGACCGTGGGGGACAAGGTGCAAAGCCGTGTTTTAGTGCAATAGCTCGCTCTCAAGCACACTGACCTTTAGTGGTTAGCACTGAGAAGACCGCGGCTGAGGAGTCTGCACAGGAAGTGGCCTCTGAAGCAGGAGGAAGACAGGGATGAGGGCAAAGAGACCGGAAGGCAAGTGAAGTCGGCGCTTTAAAAAGGAGGGGAGTGACCAGGCTCTGTCAGATGCTGAAGGCAGATCAACAAAGCCGAGAAGTAGTGTTTAAACGCGGAGCACTTCAAAGTCTGCTGGACTGGCTGAGGGGGCTGAGCACAGCAAACACAGCTCTTCAAGAGCCTGGAGTCAGAGGATAAATGTTCTGTCCCATAGAggggacagggcttcccaggggcacagtggtcaagaacccgcctgccagtgcaggagacacaggagacccgggttcgatccctgggtggggaagatgccctggcgaaggacatggcagcccactccagtattcttgcctgagaacaccatggacagaggagcctggcaggctgcagtccgcaGGGGCGCACAGAGTCAGGACTGAAACGACTTGGCACCCAGCACAAAGCGGGACGGGAGCTGGAGAAGGATGTTGAGAAGGTTTGTTTCTCAGATGAGACAGTTGTTTGTGTGCAGGATGGCTCAGTGGAGAGGTGCAGGAGCGAGGGGATGGTTGGTGGAGCGACACCCGATCCTAGAGGGTGGACGTGGGCTTAGAGGATGCGGAGGGCGGTTAGGTGCGGTGGTGGAAGTACACAGAAGTTCCCTTCCCGTTGCTTCTGTCTTCTTGCTGCAAGCATGCCGGCGGGTCATCCACAGGCTGAACGCATCCCGACGGGCGGCGCGTGGGGTGACCAGGGGCCGCTCGGCGATAAGCGGCGGGGACGGATCGGGGAAGGACGCGGGCGGGGAGGGCGCGGAGCCGAGGGGACCGCCTCCCCCGCCGCTGGCACCACAGGGCAGGGCCTGTCCCATTGGCCGCAGGGCAGGCCTCTGTGCAGACGCCGGCCGCGGGGACGTCTGCGGGCAAAGCGCGCTGCCTCTGCTGTCCTGTCGGGAAGAGCAGACGACAAGGATAGGCGCAGGTGAagctggggggcggggagcgCGCCGGGAGGGCGGCTCCTGCTGAGAGGCAGGCGTTACAGACCAGCCAGGAAGACCGGGCTCCGGGCGCTGCTCCGTCCCGGCTGGACAGCCTCTGACGGTGGGACGGGCCGGGCCGCCCAGGGCTCTGAGCTGTGCCCCCGCCGCCTCCCCACCTCCGGCTTGAGTCAGCTTGGCAGGCGCCTCAATACCcggatgccatttcctcccccgGGCTTTGGCTGCCCTGTGACTGCTGCCTGCGTCGCCCAGCGTAGCGAGTGTTCGCTCTGAGAGAAGGCTCGCTCGCCCTGCCTTTAACGCACAATGTTCCCGTTGGGGCACGCGCTCAGCAGGGATTTCAGTGCCTGCCTCAGGCACTTTGCTGTGATTTGGATGAACGTGAGTGGAGAGTCAGCTCCCCCGAGTGCAGACCTCCCCTGGTCGGGGCGCCCTGTTGTGTTTTCAAGGACATCTCGCAGATTTCCCAGACAGCAGGTAAGAGCTAAACTGAGACGCAGGCACGCTTGTCAGACCGTTATCTGTACCCCAGGCATTGATTTCCCGTCTCCCTTCCATTCACACCCCAGGCATTTCACAGGTTacagcattcctttttttttaacaaaatgcaCAGAGGCGGCAGTGAGGTGCTGCCCCGCCTTCTTACCACGCAGGTCACGTACAGTCTTCCTTCTCCGTTTGGTCTAGGAGCTCCTAAGTGTGACCTCTCCCTCCGTCCCTCCTCCAGGTGGCGATCGTTGTTCTAGGGAACAAGATCGACCTTTCGGAACAGAGACAGGTGGACGCCGAGGTGGCACAGCAGTGGGCCAGGAGCGAGAAGGTGCGCCTGTGGGAGGTGACGGTCACTGACCGCAAGACCCTCATCGAGCCCTTCACCCTGCTGGCCAGCAAGCTCTCGCAGCCCCAGAGCAAATCCAGCTTCCCTCTGCCCGGCAGGAAGAACAAAGGGAACTCGAGCTCGGAGAACTAGGACTCGAAGCGCGCCGGCGTCCTTCAGTCGGGACTGCCTCTAGGTACCCGTGACCGTGTTCAAGCCAGGCCGTTTGTCTGCCTTGGTCCTTAGGAAGCCTCTGATGCGCTTTCAGTTATCATCAAGTTACTTGGGCTAAGTTGTATTGCCTGATTTGAAATCATGTATTTGCACCCTCATTGTTTGAAACTTGTCCCTGAATCGAGCACCTGTGCCATTTACATCACGTTGTACTTGAATAAAGCTTGGCTGTACGCAGAGGACCCGAGTAGCTCTGCTCACCTTTAACTTTTCTCAGAAGCGGTCATCCTGGGTCACTTTATGCAGACTTCTAATCGTCTCATGTCTAGGGTTCTAAAATGACACCTCACATGTGTCCAGATTGGATCACAAACAGTAAACAATTGGAGTACTGAGTTAAGCTAAACTTCATCTGGTGGAGATCTTGCTGAACAGAATAAAATGCATGATTTAACTTTGTTGAAATTTAGCATGAATTGAGTAGGTGGTGTAAATACGTTCCAATTGCTTCTTCCTTCTTTAGGAAGCTGCTGAACACTAGTAAAGCTTCCGCCGTGAACAAGTCAGTTACCATATAACTACTTGAAAAGTAAGCAGCAAGCCACTCAAGTCGTTTCAACCATCGAAGCAGTTAAGTATTGG
This window contains:
- the NKIRAS1 gene encoding NF-kappa-B inhibitor-interacting Ras-like protein 1 isoform X2, coding for MGKGCKVVVCGLLSVGKTAILEQLLYGNHTIGLGDCETLEDVYMASVETDRGVKEQLHLYDTRGLQEGVELPKHYFSFADGFVLVYSVNNLESFQRVELLKKEIDKFKDKKEVAIVVLGNKIDLSEQRQVDAEVAQQWARSEKVRLWEVTVTDRKTLIEPFTLLASKLSQPQSKSSFPLPGRKNKGNSSSEN
- the NKIRAS1 gene encoding NF-kappa-B inhibitor-interacting Ras-like protein 1 isoform X1 codes for the protein MSQHCRSWVPILRKQNHAFEKTHTTVSTAALFTTAETQKQPKCSSTAISEEKMGKGCKVVVCGLLSVGKTAILEQLLYGNHTIGLGDCETLEDVYMASVETDRGVKEQLHLYDTRGLQEGVELPKHYFSFADGFVLVYSVNNLESFQRVELLKKEIDKFKDKKEVAIVVLGNKIDLSEQRQVDAEVAQQWARSEKVRLWEVTVTDRKTLIEPFTLLASKLSQPQSKSSFPLPGRKNKGNSSSEN